Proteins encoded within one genomic window of Orcinus orca chromosome 21, mOrcOrc1.1, whole genome shotgun sequence:
- the IDO1 gene encoding indoleamine 2,3-dioxygenase 1: MAPGKSSPVETSWKIFEEYHIDEDVGFALPNPLEELPHPYDAWISIAKNLPELIKNGQLRAEVEKLTTFSIDGLQGHKLQRLAHLVLGYITMAYVWGEGDGDVRKVLPSNIAVPYCKVSEKLGLPPILVYADCVLANWKKKDPSGPMTYENMDILFSFPGGDCGKGFFLVSLVVETAAASAIKVIPIIFNAIQREDPDTLRKALLDIASCLHKALEIFHQIHEYVDPNLFFNVLRIYLSGWKGNPLLSEGLLYEGVWDTPKKFAGGSAAQSSIFQCFDILLGIQHTVGGVPSDSAAKFLQEMRTYMPSAHQNFLRSLESGPSVRKFVLSKGDATLQEIYNECVQAMVSLRNYHLQVVAKYIVIPASQPSKRKPTSEEPSEPKNKGTGGTDFMGFLKTVRNTTVNSLLKED, translated from the exons ATGGCACCTGGCAAGTCATCTCCTGTGGAAACTTCTTGGAAGATCTTTGAAGAATACCACATAGATGAAGATGTGGGCTTTGCTCTGCCCAATCCATTG GAGGAGCTACCTCACCCTTATGATGCCTGGATTTCCATTGCTAAAAATCTGCCTGAACTGATTAAGAATGGCCAACTACGTGCAGAAGTTGAGAAG TTAACAACCTTCAGCATTGACGGCCTCCAAGGACACAAGTTGCAGCGCCTTGCACATCTGGTTCTGGGGTATATCACCATGGCGTACGTGTGGGGTGAAGGTGATGGAGACGTCCGGAAG GTCTTGCCGAGCAATATTGCTGTTCCTTACTGCAAGGTATCTGAGAAGCTAGGACTGCCCCCTATTCTGGTTTATGCAGATTGTGTCTTggcaaactggaagaaaaaggatCCCAGTGG GCCCATGACTTATGA GAACATGGACATCCTATTCTCGTTTCCTGGCGGGGACTGTGGTAAAGGGTTCTTCCTGGTCTCTCTGGTGGTGGAAACAGCAGCTGCTTCTGCAATCAAA gtgatcCCCATTATATTTAATGCAATACAACGTGAAGACCCAGACACTTTGCGAAAGGCATTGCTTGATATAGCTTCTTGTCTGCACAAAGCCCTTGAAATATTTCACCAAATTCATG AATATGTGGACCCAAATCTATTTTTCAATGTTCTTCGCATATACTTGTCTGG gtGGAAAGGCAACCCTTTGCTGTCAGAGGGTCTGCTGTATGAAGGTGTCTGGGACACCCCAAAGAAGTTTGCCGGAGGCAGTGCAGCCCAAAGCAGCATCTTCCAGTGCTTCGATATTCTGCTGGGCATTCAGCATACTGTTGGTGGAG TTCCTTCAGACTCTGCTGCTAAATTCCTCCAGGAAATGAGAACATATATGCCATCAGCTCACCAGAACTTTCTTCGCTCGTTAGAGTCAGGCCCCTCGGTCCGTAAGTTTGTCCTTTCAAAAGGTGATGCTACCCTGCAGGAAATTTATAATGAATGTGTGCAAGCCATGGTCTCTCTGAGAAACTACCACTTGCAAGTAGTAGCTAAGTACATTGTGATTCCTGCAAGCCAGCCATCCAAGAGAAAACCAACCTCGGAAGAGCCTTCAGaaccaaaaaataaaggaactggAGGCACCGATTTCATGGGGTTTCTAAAGACTGTAAGAAATACAACTGTGAATTCCCTGTTGAAGGAAGATTAA